From Paraburkholderia sabiae, a single genomic window includes:
- a CDS encoding LysE family translocator, giving the protein MSLHTWWLYLATIFVVCAIPGPNMLLMMTHGARHGMRQTTATMAGCLMSLMLMLAVSVAGLGVLLQAWPTMFNALRLLGAAYLIWLGVKAWRAPVSEAAAAQVEASPEATGGIGGKRAPSRGALMRNGFLVGSSNPKAILFSAALLPQFIDASRPTLPQFAILVATTAVMEVSWYVVYAACGTQIGAKLKSSSVAKAFNRLTGGVFVGFGAMMALVRH; this is encoded by the coding sequence ATGAGTCTGCATACCTGGTGGCTCTATCTGGCCACGATCTTCGTCGTTTGCGCGATTCCCGGCCCGAACATGCTGTTGATGATGACGCACGGTGCCCGTCACGGCATGCGTCAAACTACGGCCACGATGGCCGGCTGCCTGATGTCGCTGATGTTGATGCTGGCCGTTTCTGTCGCGGGCCTCGGTGTGCTGCTGCAAGCATGGCCGACGATGTTCAACGCCTTGCGCCTGCTCGGTGCCGCGTATCTGATCTGGCTCGGTGTAAAAGCGTGGCGCGCGCCCGTCAGCGAAGCCGCGGCGGCGCAGGTCGAGGCGTCACCGGAGGCTACGGGCGGAATCGGCGGGAAGCGTGCGCCGTCGCGCGGCGCGTTGATGCGCAATGGTTTTCTCGTGGGCAGCAGCAATCCGAAGGCGATTCTGTTTTCGGCTGCGCTGTTGCCGCAGTTCATCGACGCCTCGCGTCCGACGCTCCCGCAATTCGCGATTCTCGTCGCCACGACGGCGGTGATGGAAGTGAGCTGGTACGTCGTGTATGCCGCGTGCGGCACGCAGATCGGCGCGAAGCTGAAGAGCAGCAGCGTCGCGAAGGCGTTCAACCGGCTGACGGGCGGCGTGTTCGTCGGCTTCGGCGCGATGATGGCGCTGGTGCGTCACTGA
- a CDS encoding NAD(P)-dependent oxidoreductase, which produces MDIGFIGLGEMGAAMVANMLKAGHSVRVWNRSAEKAQPLVGLGAQVVGSPAEAFAGDAVFSMLADDAALRDVISASLLEHAPRGLIHVNMATVSVALAEELATAHAGRGLHYVAAPVMGRPDVAAAAKLTIVAAGPAEAIDRVQPVFDSIGQKTWRIGSLPQQANVVKLAANFMLAAAVESLGEASALLGGHGVAMQDFLDVITNSVFPGPVYQGYGKMIAEQRYEPALFKARLGLKDVRLALAAAESVSTPLPVASVVRDSLIEAVAHGDGEKDFAVLGQVASRRAGR; this is translated from the coding sequence ATGGACATCGGTTTTATCGGTCTCGGCGAAATGGGTGCGGCGATGGTCGCAAACATGTTGAAAGCCGGGCACAGCGTGCGCGTCTGGAACCGCTCGGCGGAGAAGGCACAACCGCTCGTCGGGCTGGGCGCGCAGGTGGTCGGTTCGCCCGCGGAAGCCTTCGCGGGCGACGCCGTCTTCTCGATGCTCGCCGACGATGCCGCGCTGCGCGATGTCATCAGCGCGTCGCTGCTCGAGCACGCGCCGCGCGGGCTGATCCACGTGAACATGGCGACGGTTTCCGTGGCGCTGGCCGAAGAACTGGCGACGGCGCACGCGGGCCGCGGCCTGCATTACGTCGCGGCCCCCGTGATGGGCCGGCCCGACGTCGCCGCTGCGGCGAAGCTGACGATCGTCGCCGCCGGACCCGCTGAAGCCATCGACCGCGTTCAGCCCGTATTCGATTCGATCGGTCAGAAGACATGGCGGATCGGCTCGCTGCCGCAGCAGGCGAACGTCGTGAAACTGGCGGCGAATTTCATGCTGGCGGCAGCCGTCGAGTCGCTCGGCGAGGCGTCGGCGCTGCTCGGCGGCCATGGCGTCGCGATGCAGGATTTTCTCGATGTCATCACGAACAGCGTGTTTCCCGGCCCCGTTTATCAGGGCTACGGCAAGATGATCGCGGAACAGCGTTACGAGCCGGCGCTTTTCAAGGCGCGTCTCGGTCTGAAGGACGTGCGCCTCGCGCTGGCGGCCGCCGAGTCCGTCTCGACGCCGCTTCCGGTGGCGAGCGTCGTGCGCGACAGCCTGATCGAAGCCGTTGCTCACGGCGACGGTGAGAAGGATTTCGCGGTGCTGGGTCAGGTCGCGTCGCGTCGCGCGGGGCGTTGA
- a CDS encoding Mut7-C RNAse domain-containing protein — protein sequence MVTATFRFYEELNDFLARPLRRQSFSYECARSASAKHMIEALGVPHTEVELILVNGESVGFDHQLQEGDRVAVYPKFETLDIQPVLRVRERPLRVVRFVADAHLGGLAQLLRLAGFDTLYDNHYADSHIESIASDEDRIVLTRDRELLKRRSITHGCYVRALKPEAQLREMFDRLDLARSARPFRLCLTCNVPLRRIAKDEAIGRAPEGVLERHSQFVTCDVCRRVFWEGSHWRRMRALMDSVTGAPTPAK from the coding sequence ATGGTCACCGCGACTTTCCGCTTCTACGAAGAATTGAACGATTTCCTGGCGCGGCCACTGCGCCGGCAGTCGTTCAGTTACGAATGCGCACGGTCTGCGTCGGCCAAACACATGATCGAGGCGCTCGGCGTGCCGCACACGGAAGTCGAACTGATCCTCGTGAACGGCGAATCGGTCGGCTTCGATCATCAGTTGCAGGAAGGCGATCGCGTGGCCGTCTATCCGAAGTTCGAGACGCTCGACATCCAGCCTGTTCTGCGTGTGCGCGAGCGGCCGTTGCGGGTCGTGCGCTTCGTCGCCGATGCGCATCTCGGCGGGCTCGCGCAACTGCTGCGGCTCGCGGGCTTCGACACACTTTACGACAACCACTACGCGGATTCGCATATCGAATCGATTGCATCCGATGAAGACCGTATCGTACTCACCCGCGACCGCGAACTGCTGAAACGCCGCTCGATCACGCACGGCTGCTACGTGCGCGCGCTGAAGCCCGAAGCGCAGTTGCGCGAGATGTTCGACCGGCTCGATCTGGCGCGCAGCGCGCGGCCGTTTCGTCTGTGCCTCACCTGCAACGTGCCGCTGCGGCGCATAGCGAAAGACGAAGCGATCGGCCGCGCGCCTGAGGGCGTGCTCGAACGGCATTCGCAGTTCGTCACCTGCGACGTATGCCGGCGCGTTTTCTGGGAAGGCTCGCACTGGCGGCGCATGCGCGCGCTGATGGACAGCGTGACGGGCGCGCCGACGCCGGCGAAATAG